From Rutidosis leptorrhynchoides isolate AG116_Rl617_1_P2 chromosome 3, CSIRO_AGI_Rlap_v1, whole genome shotgun sequence, a single genomic window includes:
- the LOC139900052 gene encoding uncharacterized protein → MRMRFGFYAAIVSLGYGYKIEHKMPPKKKNEMSVDHAVPSSSGGCSGVTHSKPVKKRKKSTYQRSVSDGGSTIYNEPIVSSNSFVFGSFNGRGLSSAATSSCVGPSPFVSSLQSIESFHQGSNISLDVTNEYEDVGDCNCVCSYCGAMFWYEERLRVSPSSLNYNRCCEGGRVSLPREETPPQTIIELLNNKHFMDNIRAYNQMFSMASYGAHIDDEVNNGRGPYVFKISGQVYHWIGSLCPEEGNPPSLNSDIVISLIKVLDSNNELLKLFRTVRDKIKELDVPDLRIRTQTGYDLIIECKGGTPQRVNKLHPSYMSLQFPLMFIYGQPGYHPGMTLRPVSGTRSNRKKKLTMNTFYSYQLHDRFNQFGLLSRCGRLFQQYIVTVYYSIELDRLDYVRRNQRDIRNEYLSGLYDALDRGDHYGFEVGSRTILPASYTGGPRYMYSHYLDALAICRVYGNPRFFITFTCNTKWPEIKRYLHKYSHLTANDRADIISRIFHIKVRLYVSALKEEELLGIWKAACDVDRYISAELPDPTTDPKGFKVVSEMMMHGPCGLVNRDAPCMQDLEISPSGIFNKDNICLKRFPKVFNEVTYFDKDGFVHYRRRNSGISVDKGICNLDNGYVVPYNRTLCLKFHTHINVEWCGWTMLIKYLFKYISKGSDRIAARIPKPLGSSSSTNAERSSNIDEI, encoded by the exons aaaaagaaaaaaatcaacTTACCAACGTTCTGTTAGTGATGGTGGATCCACTATTTATAATGAACCTATTGTATCTTCTAATTCCTTTGTCTTTGGTTCCTTTAATGGTCGTGGCCTATCTTCTGCTGCAACTTCTTCTTGCGTAG GTCCGTCTCCGTTTGTTTCATCTCTTCAATCAATTGAATCATTTCATCAAGGTTCCAATATTTCATTAG ATGTAACTAATGAATATGAAGATGTTGGTGACTGCAATTGTGTTTGTTCTTACTGTGGTGCTATGTTTTGGTATGAGGAACGTTTAAGAGTATCACCATCTTCTTTAAACTATAATCGTTGTTGCGAAGGTGGTCGTGTTTCTTTGCCTCGAGAAGAAACTCCTCCACAAACGATTATAGAATTATTAAATAATAAGCACTTTATGGACAATATAAGAGCGTATAATCAAATGTTTAGCATGGCTTCTTATGGTGCACATATAGATGATGAAGTCAATAATGGTAGAGGACCATATGTATTTAAGATATCTGGGCAAGTCTATCATTGGATAGGTTCATTGTGTCCTGAAGAAGGAAATCCTCCAAG CCTTAATTCTGATATAGTTATAAGTTTAATAAAGGTGTTAGATTCAAATAACGAGTTACTTAAACTTTTTAGAACTGTAAGAGATAAAATTAAAGAGTTGGATGTGCCAGATTTAAGAATCAG GACTCAAACCGGTTATGATCTTATTATTGAGTGTAAAGGAGGTACACCTCAACGTGTTAATAAATTACATCCATCATACATGTCGCTTCAGTTTCCTTTAATGTTTATCTATGGTCAGCCCGGTTATCATCCAGGTATGACTTTAAGACCTGTTAGCGGTACAAGAAGCAACcgaaagaaaaagctaactatgaatACATTTTATAGTTACCAATTACATGATAGATTTAACCAGTTTGGTCTTCTCTCCAGATGTGGTAGGTTATTTCAGCAGTACATAGTTACCGTGTATTACAGTATAGAATTAGATAGATTAGATTATGTAAGGCGCAATCAACGAGATATACGTAATGAATACTTATCTGGATTATATGATGCTTTGGATAGAGGTGATCATTATGGATTTGAAGTAGGGTCAAGAACCATCTTGCCAGCATCATATACAGGAGGCCCTAGGTATATGTATAGTCACTACTTAGATGCGTTGGCCATTTGTCGCGTTTATGGAAATCCAAGATTTTTCATAACTTTTACCTGTAATACTAAATGGCCAGAAATTAAAAGATATCTTCACAAGTATTCCCATTTAACTGCAAATGATCGTGCTGATATTATTTCAAGAATCTTTCATATAAAAGTGAGGCTATACGTTTCTGCTTTGAAAGAAGAAGAGTTGTTGGGCATATGGAAAGCAG CATGTGATGTTGATCGCTATATATCTGCTGAATTACCAGATCCAACAACGGATCCAAAAGGTTTCAAGGTCGTATCAGAAATGATGATGCACGGACCATGTGGGTTAGTGAATAGAGATGCACCTTGCATGCAAGATTTAGAAATCAGCCCATCTGGTATTTTTAACAAGGACAATATTTGCTTAAAGAGGTTCCCAAAAGTTTTCAACGAAGTAACATATTTTGACAAAGATGGATTTGTTCATTACCGGAGACGAAACTCAGGAATTTCAGTTGATAAAG GAATATGCAATCTAGATAATGGATACGTTGTTCCATATAATCGTACACTATGTCTCAAATTCCACACACATATCAACGTTGAATGGTGTGGATGGACCATGTTAATAAagtatttgtttaaatatatatcGAAAGGATCTGACCGAATAGCAGCACGTATTCCGAAACCACTAGGCTCATCGTCATCAACAAATGCAGAACGCTCTTCAAATATCGATGAAATATAG
- the LOC139900053 gene encoding uncharacterized protein, which translates to MEKQNIKSFAEWLLQIGDGNIGDPDDSDPQNVSWVKIPYKYYINNDENGLSNLISFIYNDDLLRQPNALQLQQQAIVCPKNETADLINEAIIQKIERAERTYTSFDSAIPYNNDRGQA; encoded by the coding sequence ATGGAGAAACAAAACATCAAATCATTTGCAGAATGGTTACTACAAATTGGAGATGGGAATATTGGCGATCCAGATGATAGCGATCCTCAGAATGTATCATGGGTCAAAATACCATACAAATACTACATCAACAACGATGAAAATGGTCTATCGAATCTTATATCATTCATATACAACGACGATCTGTTACGACAACCAAATGCATTACAACTGCAACAGCAAGCTATCGTGTGTCCAAAAAATGAAACCGCTGATCTAATTAATGAAGCAATTATTCAAAAGATCGAAAGAGCAGAAAGAACTTACACAAGTTTTGATTCTGCCATCCCTTATAACAATGACAGAGGCCAGGCATAA